Proteins from a single region of Phycisphaeraceae bacterium D3-23:
- a CDS encoding DUF642 domain-containing protein: MLNRTYRMLATALCCGTTAGLAGADLVTNGGFELSDIATDTSTDADTALSGWTVTRALDGTGGASNVFLHDGGFFGVSLTGAVAPGTNEAREGSQYVAFNANQGSGSGVLSQDLATAVGLEYTVEFSIAGAFSAGQQSVTVDAGGINSLTQSATDGEWTTHTFNFVATGTTTTLSISDNLGAGSSIDNDLLIDAVSVNQVPEPGSLALLGLGGLFIARRRK; the protein is encoded by the coding sequence ATGTTGAATCGAACCTACCGGATGCTGGCCACCGCATTGTGCTGTGGCACAACTGCGGGCCTCGCGGGCGCAGACCTCGTCACGAACGGCGGCTTCGAGCTGTCCGACATCGCGACGGACACCAGCACCGACGCCGACACCGCCCTGTCCGGATGGACCGTGACCCGTGCTCTGGATGGCACCGGCGGCGCATCCAATGTCTTCCTGCACGACGGCGGCTTCTTCGGTGTCTCGCTGACCGGCGCGGTAGCCCCCGGCACGAACGAAGCCCGTGAAGGCTCGCAGTACGTCGCCTTCAACGCGAACCAGGGCTCGGGCTCCGGCGTCCTGTCCCAGGACCTCGCCACCGCCGTCGGCCTCGAATACACCGTCGAGTTCTCCATCGCCGGGGCATTCTCGGCCGGCCAGCAGAGCGTTACCGTCGATGCCGGCGGCATTAACTCCCTCACCCAAAGCGCGACCGACGGGGAGTGGACGACGCACACGTTCAACTTCGTCGCCACCGGCACGACCACCACCCTGTCGATCTCTGACAACCTCGGCGCCGGTTCTTCGATCGATAACGACCTGCTGATTGACGCCGTCAGTGTCAATCAGGTGCCCGAGCCCGGCTCGCTCGCCTTGCTGGGGCTGGGCGGGCTGTTCATCGCCCGCCGCCGGAAGTAG
- the selA gene encoding L-seryl-tRNA(Sec) selenium transferase, with amino-acid sequence MSQTADNTQAMMRSLPGVDRLAADAALDPWRERLPAGVISAAARDTIDAVRASLLKTKDASDKGNAPAPVDALYADLVQRVVARLEALAQPPLASVINATGILIHTGLGRSPLAQRAVDALADVAAHYAPVELDMPSGARGQRNDIVRELLCELTGAESAIVVNNTAAAMLHVLWVVGKGKNVVLSRGEMVEIGGSFRMPDVMAAAGVTLCEVGTTNKTRLADYANHTDDDTAGYLKVHPSNYRIQGFTATVEIEDLCRLGRERGVAVIDDIGSGAMFDYGPWGLSGEPVARRSVQAGADLVCFSGDKLLGGPQAGIIVGKKTWIDRCEKHPLMRALRVGKLTLAALGATLQLHRDPKMAAEHIPVLRALTASTDALRVRAESLAKQFGADERIAEAGVVETEAYMGGGSNPAQAVPSVAVRLRAAHLGEDELATRLRTGKTPLLPRVADGALWLDVRTVFPEQDAQLILAVLDAANA; translated from the coding sequence ATGAGCCAGACCGCCGACAATACGCAGGCCATGATGCGGTCGCTCCCCGGCGTCGACCGGCTCGCCGCCGACGCGGCGCTCGATCCGTGGCGCGAACGGCTGCCCGCAGGCGTGATCAGCGCCGCCGCGCGCGATACGATCGACGCGGTCCGCGCGTCGCTGCTCAAGACCAAAGACGCATCGGACAAAGGCAATGCGCCCGCGCCCGTCGATGCTCTGTACGCCGACCTCGTGCAGCGCGTGGTTGCCCGGCTCGAGGCGCTCGCGCAGCCGCCGCTCGCATCCGTGATCAACGCGACAGGCATCCTCATCCATACCGGGCTGGGCCGATCCCCCCTCGCGCAGCGTGCGGTCGACGCGCTCGCCGATGTCGCGGCGCATTACGCGCCCGTCGAGCTCGACATGCCCTCCGGTGCACGCGGGCAGCGTAATGACATCGTCCGCGAACTGCTCTGTGAGCTGACCGGGGCCGAGTCGGCGATCGTCGTCAACAATACCGCCGCCGCGATGCTGCATGTGCTCTGGGTCGTAGGCAAAGGGAAGAACGTCGTGCTCTCGCGCGGCGAGATGGTCGAGATCGGCGGCAGCTTCCGCATGCCCGACGTCATGGCCGCCGCCGGCGTCACCCTCTGCGAAGTCGGCACGACGAACAAGACCCGCCTGGCCGACTACGCCAACCACACCGACGACGACACGGCCGGCTACCTCAAGGTCCACCCCAGCAACTACCGGATCCAGGGCTTCACCGCGACCGTCGAAATCGAAGACCTCTGCAGGCTCGGCCGGGAACGCGGCGTCGCTGTGATCGACGACATCGGCTCGGGCGCGATGTTCGACTATGGCCCTTGGGGGCTCAGCGGCGAGCCGGTCGCGCGTCGCTCCGTGCAGGCCGGCGCGGACCTCGTCTGCTTCTCGGGCGACAAGCTGCTCGGCGGCCCGCAGGCGGGCATCATCGTCGGCAAGAAAACATGGATCGACCGCTGCGAAAAACACCCGCTGATGCGTGCGCTGCGTGTCGGCAAGCTCACCCTCGCCGCGCTTGGCGCCACGCTGCAACTTCATCGTGACCCGAAGATGGCGGCCGAGCATATCCCGGTGTTGCGGGCGCTGACGGCTTCAACGGATGCCCTCCGCGTCCGCGCCGAATCATTGGCGAAACAATTCGGAGCCGACGAACGCATCGCTGAAGCAGGCGTGGTCGAGACCGAGGCCTACATGGGCGGCGGCTCGAACCCGGCACAGGCCGTGCCCAGCGTCGCCGTCCGCCTGCGTGCAGCGCACCTCGGCGAAGACGAGCTCGCAACACGCCTGCGCACCGGCAAGACACCGCTCTTGCCGCGCGTCGCCGACGGCGCGCTCTGGCTGGATGTCCGCACGGTCTTCCCCGAGCAGGATGCGCAGCTGATTCTGGCCGTGCTGGACGCGGCAAACGCCTGA
- a CDS encoding prepilin-type N-terminal cleavage/methylation domain-containing protein, whose protein sequence is MKRAAFTLIELLVVISIIALLIAILLPALAGARASARLSQCQSNQSQFGKGIHAYAAENKQDLPSLENWYTLAGPAGSSDGAAIWPVISQVGLGSEVGANGVTAPRAINDYLGDSPEVSRCPDDKGDAFFPDVENCYEAYGNSYLPQWKDGTGVPYFGVAQVFGAATLDASGNRSVIAGREPANMDAGVRNGGVLYRFGWSKKILMGDIPWHGNRPLADSRNRWHLRSSANKRLSTMLFGDGHVEYFEFPNGYGPLVYPVDPSTNGYW, encoded by the coding sequence ATGAAACGTGCCGCTTTCACGCTGATCGAGTTACTGGTCGTGATCTCGATCATCGCGCTGTTGATCGCGATTCTGCTGCCCGCTCTGGCCGGGGCGCGGGCCTCGGCCCGGCTGTCGCAGTGTCAGTCCAACCAGTCCCAGTTTGGCAAAGGCATCCATGCCTATGCCGCCGAGAACAAGCAGGACCTCCCATCGCTTGAAAACTGGTACACCCTTGCCGGGCCGGCGGGGTCATCCGACGGGGCGGCGATCTGGCCGGTCATTTCTCAGGTCGGCCTGGGTAGCGAGGTCGGCGCTAACGGCGTCACCGCGCCGCGTGCCATCAACGACTACCTCGGCGACAGCCCCGAGGTCTCCCGTTGCCCCGATGACAAAGGCGACGCCTTCTTCCCAGATGTCGAGAACTGTTACGAGGCCTATGGCAACAGCTACCTGCCCCAGTGGAAAGACGGCACGGGTGTCCCATACTTCGGCGTCGCGCAAGTGTTTGGGGCGGCGACGCTCGACGCATCGGGCAACCGGAGCGTGATCGCCGGTCGCGAGCCAGCCAACATGGACGCCGGCGTCCGCAACGGCGGGGTGCTCTACCGCTTTGGTTGGTCCAAGAAGATCCTGATGGGTGACATCCCGTGGCACGGCAACCGCCCGCTCGCAGACTCACGCAACCGCTGGCACCTGCGCAGCTCCGCGAACAAACGCCTTTCCACGATGCTCTTTGGCGACGGGCACGTCGAGTACTTCGAGTTCCCCAATGGCTACGGCCCACTGGTCTACCCGGTCGACCCCAGCACCAACGGCTACTGGTAG
- a CDS encoding putative selenate ABC transporter substrate-binding protein — protein sequence MLRRTFTKLSLLACIGTFTLAGCGGSSTDTELTNPDIAQDTTNAFSKNTDQELVFSAIPDTAGSELTEKFDKVAEYLSAELGVTVRYQPSPDYGASVEAFTNGDIHFAWFGGLTGVQAMQAVPGSAAIVQGEADPMYYSYFIAHTDSELPEWNGEDGQPFPDAMGGMSFTFGSEKSTSGRLMPEFFIRENTDQSPAEFFDGEPGFSGSHDNTVSQVNSGAYMVGAVNYKVYTRMSEAGEAPNAYIVWKTPYYADYNLTARGDLDETFGEGSMKKLQEVLVALDDPALLSAFDRDNLIEATNGEFQGIVDVAESLGFLE from the coding sequence ATGCTACGACGTACGTTTACCAAGCTCTCACTGCTCGCCTGCATCGGCACGTTTACCCTCGCGGGCTGCGGCGGGTCCAGTACCGACACCGAGCTTACCAACCCGGACATCGCTCAAGACACGACAAACGCGTTCAGCAAGAACACGGATCAAGAGCTGGTTTTCTCCGCGATCCCCGACACCGCGGGCAGCGAGCTGACCGAGAAGTTTGACAAGGTTGCCGAGTACCTCTCCGCCGAGCTCGGCGTCACCGTGCGCTACCAGCCCTCGCCCGACTACGGCGCCTCGGTCGAGGCGTTCACCAACGGCGACATCCACTTCGCGTGGTTCGGCGGGCTCACCGGCGTGCAGGCGATGCAGGCGGTGCCCGGCTCGGCCGCGATCGTGCAGGGCGAGGCCGACCCCATGTACTACAGCTACTTCATCGCGCACACCGACTCGGAACTGCCCGAGTGGAACGGCGAAGACGGCCAGCCCTTCCCCGACGCGATGGGCGGCATGTCGTTCACCTTCGGCTCGGAAAAGTCGACCTCGGGCCGGCTGATGCCCGAGTTCTTCATCCGTGAAAACACCGACCAGTCGCCCGCCGAGTTTTTTGACGGCGAGCCCGGCTTCTCGGGCAGCCACGACAACACGGTTTCGCAGGTGAACTCCGGCGCGTACATGGTCGGCGCCGTGAACTACAAGGTCTACACCCGGATGTCGGAAGCCGGCGAAGCGCCCAACGCTTACATCGTCTGGAAGACCCCGTACTACGCCGACTACAACCTGACGGCACGTGGCGACCTGGACGAAACATTCGGCGAGGGCTCGATGAAGAAGCTGCAGGAAGTCCTCGTGGCCCTCGACGACCCCGCGCTTCTGTCCGCGTTCGACCGTGACAACCTGATCGAGGCGACCAACGGCGAGTTCCAGGGCATCGTGGATGTCGCGGAAAGCCTCGGATTTCTTGAATGA
- a CDS encoding ATP-binding cassette domain-containing protein, whose translation MSDSAGTPVFQLDQATVRYGALDAVAGVALSVARGERVALVGPSGAGKTTLLRLLGASLRATEGSVRIFDEDAAALGSAELRKLRSRIATVPQHLALVPNLRVIRNVLLGRVGSQPLLGSLRATLLPGNERTLEVHEVLERVGIADKLYQRTDKLSGGQQQRVAVARALYQRPTALLADEPVSSVDPSRARSLVELLDGIATERSLTLVMSLHNLDLAREFFPRLVGMRAGRVVFDLPADEICEAQFEALYQLDERELMANGA comes from the coding sequence ATGAGTGACTCTGCCGGCACACCCGTGTTTCAACTCGACCAGGCCACCGTCCGCTACGGCGCATTAGATGCCGTGGCGGGCGTGGCCTTGTCGGTTGCGCGGGGTGAGCGAGTCGCGCTGGTTGGGCCCAGCGGTGCGGGTAAGACGACGCTGCTGCGGCTGCTGGGTGCATCGTTGCGGGCGACAGAGGGGAGCGTCCGCATCTTTGACGAAGATGCTGCGGCGCTGGGTTCGGCAGAGTTGCGTAAGTTGCGCAGCCGGATCGCGACCGTTCCGCAACACCTCGCGCTGGTGCCGAATCTGCGCGTGATCCGCAACGTGCTGCTCGGGCGTGTGGGTTCGCAGCCGCTGCTGGGCTCATTGCGGGCCACGCTCTTGCCAGGCAACGAACGCACGCTCGAAGTCCACGAGGTCCTTGAGCGTGTGGGCATCGCGGACAAGCTCTACCAGCGCACGGACAAGCTCAGCGGAGGCCAGCAGCAGCGCGTCGCTGTAGCGCGGGCGCTGTACCAACGCCCCACTGCGCTGCTCGCGGACGAGCCGGTGTCGAGTGTCGACCCATCCCGCGCGCGGTCGCTGGTCGAGCTGCTCGACGGCATCGCGACCGAGCGGTCGCTGACGCTCGTGATGAGTCTGCACAACCTCGACCTGGCGCGTGAGTTCTTCCCGCGTCTGGTGGGGATGCGCGCCGGCCGCGTTGTGTTTGATCTGCCGGCCGACGAGATCTGTGAGGCGCAGTTCGAGGCGCTGTATCAGTTAGACGAGCGCGAGCTCATGGCGAACGGGGCTTGA
- a CDS encoding ABC transporter permease subunit, with the protein MSDRLAEIQKLRRAAPRDWVVRGSIAVLVLAVVWVWLFSSVALVGIEAGAVTGDPGWSLSVPSDQISRTFSPQRAENLQRFVGKLSPRVKPEDGTVLGWLWRLLSEKGLSAMATTLAVAVSAIVLAALFALPVLWLGSRNLARADALVAGGRRPGALTRWRWRSQVAGVRGLFVFLRALPEYVLAFVLVVLGPGAWPAVLALAIHNFGILGRLGSEVVENTDPAAARNARAAGATRTQIATLVLFPQTLSRMLLYFFYRWESCVRESVVLGMLGVATLGYYIQNDARARMRYDEMLLYLMLGAALVLAGDLVSALVRRWVRNA; encoded by the coding sequence GTGAGCGATCGTTTGGCCGAGATCCAGAAGCTTCGCCGCGCGGCGCCGCGTGACTGGGTGGTGCGTGGGAGTATCGCGGTGCTGGTACTTGCGGTCGTATGGGTGTGGCTGTTCAGCAGTGTCGCCCTGGTCGGCATCGAGGCGGGTGCCGTCACGGGCGATCCCGGCTGGTCGCTGAGTGTTCCGAGCGACCAGATATCGCGGACATTCAGTCCGCAGCGTGCCGAAAATCTGCAGCGTTTTGTCGGCAAGCTGTCGCCGCGCGTCAAGCCGGAGGACGGTACGGTGCTGGGCTGGCTCTGGCGGCTGCTGAGCGAGAAGGGGCTGTCGGCGATGGCGACGACACTCGCCGTGGCGGTGTCGGCGATTGTGCTGGCGGCGCTCTTCGCGCTGCCGGTGCTCTGGCTGGGGTCGCGCAACCTCGCACGGGCCGACGCGTTGGTCGCGGGCGGCCGTCGGCCCGGCGCGTTGACGCGCTGGCGCTGGCGCAGCCAAGTAGCCGGAGTGCGCGGGCTGTTCGTATTCCTGCGGGCGTTGCCCGAGTATGTCCTGGCGTTTGTGCTGGTCGTGCTGGGGCCAGGCGCCTGGCCCGCAGTGCTGGCGCTGGCGATCCACAACTTCGGCATCCTCGGCCGCCTGGGCTCGGAGGTCGTCGAAAACACCGACCCCGCCGCCGCACGCAATGCCCGCGCGGCCGGCGCGACCCGTACGCAGATCGCGACCCTGGTCCTGTTCCCCCAGACGCTCTCGCGCATGCTGCTCTACTTTTTTTACCGCTGGGAATCGTGCGTCCGCGAGTCCGTCGTGCTCGGGATGCTCGGCGTCGCGACCCTGGGCTACTACATCCAGAACGATGCCCGCGCCCGCATGCGCTACGACGAGATGCTGCTCTACCTCATGCTCGGCGCAGCGCTGGTCTTGGCCGGCGACCTCGTCTCTGCGCTCGTGCGCAGGTGGGTCCGCAACGCCTAG
- the selB gene encoding selenocysteine-specific translation elongation factor, translated as MTTTTQPATRELVLGTAGHIDHGKTSLVRALTGVDCDRLPQEKKRGITIDLGFAELELDGMRLGVVDVPGHERFVKNMLAGASGIDLALLVVAADDSVMPQTREHLAILQLLGIQNGLVVVTKSDTVEPDWIDMVEDDIATLTEGTFLESAPIVRTSATTSAGIDALKATLADLCEQVQRDPAGELFRMPIDRSMTFPGVGTVVTGTVWQGRATIGGQVEWLPSGENVRLRTAQTHGRDAEAIHRGQRAAVNLAGVHHSAVHRGQELAEPGYLKPSRVLTVYLRVLAESPLPLKHRARIRLHLGTQEVIASVHLLEGTAVQPGESAYAQLFVSEPVVATGLQPFVLRAESPVVTVGGGEVLEPCAERIARRHRETIAALPDLHVRDAQRRASAVIRGYGRTPWTELDLCRDAAVSPAEAEQRVAALVKSKVLLRLPMTAQRDGLIHSEAVDWMQRRVLGELSKMHEQSPLAAAFPVDQLFARLEYLGSPALLSAVLARMNQAGQVVGGERMVSHGDRAPKLTQAQRRMKQELLDAIDTGELTPPTRKELAKGLSTGEATIKPILELLVLEGELLHMDQDMYLHRRHEPTLRERVAGIASLKGDGAAVSEVREALGVSRKYTMPMLQYLDRIGFTRKEGDMRFLAATPDQPIEDTDAEPGTEEDA; from the coding sequence ATGACCACAACCACCCAACCTGCAACCCGCGAACTCGTCCTCGGCACGGCCGGGCACATCGACCACGGCAAGACGTCGCTGGTCCGCGCGCTCACCGGCGTCGACTGTGACCGTCTGCCGCAGGAGAAGAAGCGCGGGATCACAATCGATCTCGGTTTCGCCGAGCTCGAGCTCGACGGGATGCGCCTCGGTGTCGTCGACGTGCCCGGGCACGAACGGTTTGTGAAGAACATGCTGGCCGGGGCGTCGGGGATCGACCTTGCCTTGCTCGTCGTCGCGGCGGACGACTCGGTGATGCCGCAGACGCGTGAGCACCTCGCGATTCTTCAGCTGTTGGGGATTCAGAACGGGCTTGTGGTCGTGACCAAGAGCGACACCGTCGAGCCCGACTGGATCGATATGGTCGAAGACGACATTGCGACGCTGACCGAGGGCACGTTTCTCGAGAGCGCGCCGATCGTGCGGACTTCGGCGACAACCAGTGCAGGGATCGATGCGCTCAAGGCGACGCTGGCCGATCTCTGCGAGCAGGTGCAGCGTGACCCGGCGGGGGAGCTGTTCCGCATGCCGATCGATCGGTCGATGACGTTCCCCGGCGTGGGCACGGTCGTCACGGGCACGGTCTGGCAGGGCCGGGCGACGATCGGCGGGCAGGTCGAATGGCTGCCTTCGGGTGAGAACGTTCGGCTGCGCACCGCACAGACGCACGGCCGAGACGCCGAGGCGATCCACCGAGGCCAGCGCGCGGCGGTGAATCTCGCGGGTGTGCATCACAGCGCCGTGCATCGCGGCCAGGAACTCGCCGAGCCGGGGTACCTCAAGCCAAGCCGGGTGTTGACGGTGTATCTGCGCGTGCTTGCGGAGAGCCCGTTGCCGCTGAAGCACCGTGCGCGGATCCGGCTGCATTTGGGCACGCAAGAAGTGATTGCGTCGGTGCACTTGTTGGAGGGTACGGCGGTGCAGCCGGGCGAGTCCGCGTATGCGCAGTTGTTCGTGTCCGAGCCTGTCGTGGCGACGGGCTTGCAACCGTTTGTGTTGCGTGCAGAGTCGCCGGTGGTGACGGTGGGGGGCGGCGAGGTGTTGGAGCCGTGCGCCGAGCGGATCGCGCGTCGGCACCGGGAGACCATCGCGGCGCTGCCGGACCTACATGTACGCGATGCGCAGCGGCGGGCCTCGGCGGTGATCCGTGGGTATGGGCGGACGCCTTGGACCGAGCTCGACCTCTGCCGTGACGCCGCGGTATCGCCGGCCGAGGCGGAACAGCGTGTCGCGGCGCTCGTGAAATCGAAGGTGCTCCTGCGTCTGCCGATGACGGCGCAGCGCGACGGCCTGATACACAGCGAGGCGGTCGACTGGATGCAGAGGCGGGTGCTGGGCGAGCTGTCGAAGATGCACGAGCAGTCCCCGCTCGCCGCGGCATTCCCGGTGGACCAGCTCTTTGCCCGGCTCGAGTACCTCGGGTCGCCTGCGCTCCTGTCGGCGGTGCTCGCCCGCATGAATCAGGCGGGCCAGGTCGTCGGCGGCGAACGGATGGTCAGCCACGGCGACCGGGCCCCGAAACTCACGCAGGCCCAGCGGCGCATGAAGCAGGAACTCCTCGACGCGATCGACACGGGTGAACTCACCCCCCCGACACGGAAGGAACTCGCCAAGGGGCTCTCGACAGGCGAGGCCACGATCAAACCGATCCTCGAGCTCTTGGTGCTCGAAGGCGAGCTTTTGCACATGGACCAGGACATGTACCTGCACCGCCGCCACGAGCCGACGCTGCGCGAGCGCGTCGCAGGGATCGCGTCGCTCAAGGGCGACGGCGCAGCGGTAAGTGAGGTCCGGGAGGCCCTGGGCGTATCGCGGAAATACACCATGCCGATGTTGCAGTACCTCGACCGGATCGGATTCACGCGGAAAGAGGGGGACATGCGGTTCTTGGCCGCGACGCCGGATCAGCCGATAGAGGATACAGACGCCGAGCCGGGCACGGAGGAAGACGCATGA
- a CDS encoding ABC transporter permease subunit, with product MPPRPFPIGTRALVLLSVAVAGVLAAWYLGLSPANLVPAPDARGLVVDVLGSAVSPALVYESTDLPPDIDPLLMRVAGAAIRTLVYAVAAMSLVVLFGLVLGFFSSTAWWADEPVAKAGPIQTFMRSTVQPGVYVFARCVIAVMRSTHELLWAVLFMAAMGLTPLAAVVALAIPHTGILAKIFGEMVDEAPRDSSKQLRDIGASPLQQYLFGLLPRARNDLVAYGYYRFECIVRGSAVLGFFGIETLGKYIKDAFDNHHYHEMWTYIYALLVLVVLFDLWSGVIRRRLS from the coding sequence TTGCCACCCCGCCCGTTCCCGATCGGGACGCGGGCGCTTGTGCTGTTGTCGGTCGCGGTGGCGGGGGTGCTCGCGGCGTGGTATCTGGGGTTGTCGCCGGCGAATCTTGTCCCCGCGCCCGACGCACGCGGGCTGGTCGTCGATGTGCTGGGCTCGGCGGTGTCGCCCGCGCTGGTTTATGAATCGACCGACCTCCCTCCCGACATCGACCCGCTGCTCATGCGTGTCGCCGGTGCTGCGATACGTACGCTCGTCTACGCGGTTGCGGCGATGTCGCTCGTGGTCTTGTTCGGCCTGGTCCTTGGCTTCTTTTCTTCAACCGCGTGGTGGGCGGACGAGCCTGTGGCGAAGGCGGGCCCGATCCAGACCTTCATGCGGAGCACCGTGCAGCCAGGCGTGTATGTGTTCGCACGTTGTGTGATCGCCGTGATGCGGTCCACGCACGAGCTGCTCTGGGCCGTGCTCTTCATGGCCGCGATGGGGCTGACCCCACTCGCCGCCGTCGTCGCGCTCGCGATCCCGCATACCGGCATCCTCGCCAAAATCTTTGGCGAGATGGTCGATGAGGCGCCACGCGACAGCTCGAAGCAGCTCCGCGATATCGGGGCTTCGCCGCTCCAGCAGTACCTTTTTGGATTGCTGCCACGCGCAAGAAACGACCTGGTCGCCTACGGCTACTACCGCTTCGAGTGCATCGTCCGCGGCTCGGCTGTGCTCGGGTTCTTCGGTATCGAGACGCTGGGCAAGTACATCAAGGATGCGTTCGACAACCACCACTACCACGAGATGTGGACGTACATCTATGCGCTCTTGGTCCTCGTCGTGCTCTTCGACCTCTGGAGCGGTGTCATCCGCAGGAGGTTGTCGTGA